A genomic stretch from Pempheris klunzingeri isolate RE-2024b chromosome 23, fPemKlu1.hap1, whole genome shotgun sequence includes:
- the LOC139223080 gene encoding tripartite motif-containing protein 16-like, which produces MNCIQTHWDADDQVKVNSCPQCQKIFIPRPVLEKNTMLEDLVEEVRMTGLQAANADQCSAGDVACDVCSMDEHKGHDTVSAATERLEKQKELNERRQILRQRSLDLEKDVVEHQQEMEAINRTADKAVEKSVEKFNTLINLIEKRTSDVKQQIRSQQEREVSQVKELQEKLEQEITKVKRKDGELEELSRIEDHTQFLLRYSSESQPAESTDSQRPKINRLLYFEDMMADATAFKDNMEDILGEKSTSVEPTTRAEFLQYSCQIIMDPNTADNVLVLSEGNRKITLNDGKIVYSQHPDRFIDISQVLAKDGLTGRCYFEVEISRVQTSFTQPLYAGLWLCCLDGNTAELCKLD; this is translated from the exons ATGAACTGTATTCAAACCCACTGGGATGCAGATGATCAGGTGAAAGTCAACAGCTGTCCTCAGTGCCAAAAGATCTTCATACCGAGGCCTGTGCTGGAGAAAAACACCATGTTGGAAGATTTAGTGGAGGAAGTGAGGATGACTGGACTCCAAGCTGCTAACGCTGATCAGTGCTCTGCCGGAGATGTAGCCTGTGATGTCTGCTCAATGGATGAGCATAAAGGCCACGACACGGTCTCAGCGGCAACAGAGAGATTAGAGAAGCAGAAGGAGCTTAATGAACGTCGGCAAATACTCCGGCAGAGAAGCCTGGACCTCGAGAAAGATGTGGTGGAGCATCAGCAGGAGATGGAGGCCATCAATCGCACAGCTGATAAAGCAGTGGAGAAGAGTGTGGAGAAATTCAATACGCTGATCAATCTCATTGAGAAAAGAACCTCtgatgtgaagcagcagatcagaTCCCAGCAGGAACGTGAAGTCAGTCaagtcaaagagcttcaggagaagctggagcaggagatcactaaggtgaagaggaaagatggtgagctggaggagctctcacgCATAGAGGATCACACCCAGTTTCTCCTCCGCTACTCGTCTGAATCACAACCTGCTGAGTCCACAGACTCACAAAGACCAAAGATCAATCGCTTGCTGTACTTTGAAGATATGATGGCAGACGCGACAGCATTCAAAGATAATATGGAGGACATTCTTGGTGAAAAATCGACTTCAGTGGAGCCCACGACCAGAGCTGAGTTCCTACAGTATTCATGTCAGATCATTATGGATCCAAACACAGCCGACAACGTTCTGGTTTTATCAGAGgggaacagaaaaataacacttAATGATGGAAAAATTGTATATTCTCAGCATCCAGACAGATTCATTGATATATCTCAGGTCTTGGCTAAAGATGGActgactggacgttgttacTTTGAGGTGGAGATAAGCAG agtccagacctccTTCACTCAGCCGCTCTACGCCGGACTCTGGCTTTGTTGTTTGGACGGAAACACTGCTGAGTTGTGCAAACTTGATTAG
- the LOC139223159 gene encoding tripartite motif-containing protein 16-like produces the protein MKDILAEKWTSVEPTTRAEFLQYSRQIIMDPNTADKSLVLSEGNRKITLNDGKMAYSEHPDRFIDMFQVLAKDGLTGRCYWEVEKSRYVGVAVAYKSIRRSGDLNACVFGFNEKSWILNCGSSYTFRHDSQQTSVSGPRSSRVGVYLDHSAGILSFYRVSDTMTLLHRVQTSFTQPLYAGLWLFGLNGNTAELCKLD, from the coding sequence ATGAAGGACATTCTTGCTGAGAAATGGACTTCAGTGGAGCCCACGACCAGAGCTGAGTTCCTACAGTATTCACGTCAGATCATTATGGATCCAAACACAGCCGACAAATCTCTGGTTTTATCAGAGgggaacagaaaaataacacttAATGATGGAAAAATGGCATATTCTGAACATCCAGACAGATTCATTGATATGTTTCAGGTCTTGGCTAAAGATGGActgactggacgttgttactgggaggtggagaagAGCAGGTATGTTGGAGTAGCAGTTGCTTACAAGAGTATCAGAAGATCAGGGGACTTAAATGCATGTGTATTTGGATTCAATGAGAAGTCTTGGATATTGAATTGTGGCAGCAGTTATACCTTCAGACATGACAGCCAACAAACGTCTGTCTCTGGTCCTCGGTCCTCCAGAGTCGGAGTCTACCTGGACCACAGTGCAGGtattctgtccttctacagagtctctgacaccatgactctcctccacagagtccagacctccTTCACTCAGCCGCTCTACGCCGGACTCTGGCTTTTTGGTTTGAACGGAAACACTGCTGAGTTGTGCAAACTTGATTAG
- the LOC139223078 gene encoding tripartite motif-containing protein 16-like produces the protein MAQQRNTDAVEVKFCCSICLDLLKDPVTLPCGHNYCMSCIQTHWDADDQVKIYKCPLCQKSFIPRPVLEKNTMLEDLVEEVRKTGLQAANADQCSVGDVACDVCTGRKLKAVKSCLVCLASYCEEHLQPHYQSPTFKKHKLVEASGKLQDSICSRHDEVMKIFCRTDQQCICIVCSMDEHKGHDTVSAATERSEKQKELSERRQKLQQRILDLEKDVVERQQEMEAINRSADKAVEDSVEIFTKLIHLIKKRSSDVKQQIRSQQESEVSQVKELQEKLEQEIRELKRKDAELEELSHTEDHTQFLHSYSSESQPAESTDSQRPKINRLLYFEDVMAAVTAARDKMKDIFAEKRPSVEPRTRAEFLQYSCQIILDPNTADNFLVLSEGNRKITFTDKKMAYSQHPDRFFLISQVLAKDGLTGRCYWEVEMSRNVGVAVAYKSIRRSGDLNACAFGFNEKSWVLNCGNSYTFRHDKQPKSVSGPPSSRVGVYLDHSAGILSFYSVSDTMTLLHRVQTTFTQPLYAGLWLCGLNGDTAELCKLD, from the coding sequence ATGGCGCAGCAAAGAAATACAGACGCAGTCGAGGTGAAATTCTGCTGTTCGATCTGTCTGGATCTACTGAAGGATCCAGTGACTCTTCCCTGTGGACACAACTACTGCATGAGCTGTATTCAGACCCACTGGGATGCAGACGATCAGGTGAAAATCTACAAATGCCCTCTGTGCCAAAAGAGCTTCATACCGAGGCCTGTGCTGGAGAAAAACACCATGTTGGAAGATTTAgtggaggaagtgaggaagacTGGACTCCAAGCTGCTAACGCTGATCAGTGCTCTGTCGGAGATGTAGCCTGTGATGTCTGCACTGGGAGGAAGCTGAAAGCCGtcaagtcctgtctggtctgtctggctTCTTACTGTGAggaacacctgcagcctcactacCAATCTCCTACTTTCAAAAAACATAAACTCGTTGAAGCCTCCGGGAAGCTACAGGACTCCATCTGCTCCCGTcacgatgaggtgatgaagattTTCTGCCGCACTGATCAGCAGTGTATCTGCATTGTCTGCTCAATGGATGAGCATAAAGGCCACGACACGGTCTCAGCGGCAACAGAGAGATCAGAGAAGCAGAAGGAGCTCAGTGAACGTCGGCAAAAACTCCAGCAGAGAATCCTGGACCTCGAGAAAGATGTGGTGGAGCGTCAGCAGGAGATGGAGGCCATCAATCGCTCAGCTGATAAAGCAGTGGAGGACAGTGTGGAGATCTTCACTAAGCTGATCCATCTCATTAAGAAAAGAAGCTCCgatgtgaagcagcagatcagatcccagcaggaaaGTGAAGTCAGTCaagtcaaagagcttcaggagaagctggagcaggagatcagggagctgaagaggaaagacgctgagctggaggagctctcacacacagaggatcacacCCAGTTTCTCCACAGCTACTCGTCTGAATCACAACCTGCTGAGTCCACAGACTCACAAAGACCAAAGATCAATCGCTTGCTGTACTTTGAGGATGTGATGGCAGCCGTGACAGCAGCCAGAGATAAAATGAAGGACATTTTTGCCGAGAAAAGGCCTTCAGTGGAGCCCAGGACCAGAGCTGAGTTCCTACAGTATTCATGTCAGATCATtctggatccaaacacagccGACAACTTTCTGGTTTTATCAGAGgggaacagaaaaataacatttactgACAAAAAAATGGCATATTCTCAACATCCAGACAGATTCTTTCTCATATCACAGGTCTTGGCTAAAGATGGActgactggacgttgttactgggaggtggagatgaGCAGGAATGTTGGAGTAGCAGTCGCTTACAAGAGTATCAGAAGATCAGGGGACTTAAATGCATGTGCATTTGGATTCAATGAGAAGTCTTGGGTGTTGAATTGTGGCAACAGTTATACCTTCAGACATGACAAACAACCGAAGTCTGTCTCTGGTCCTCCGTCCTCCAGAGTCGGAGTCTACCTGGACCACAGTGCAGGtattctgtccttctacagcgtctctgacaccatgactctcctccacagagtccagaccaCCTTCACTCAGCCGCTCTACGCCGGACTCTGGCTTTGTGGTTTGAACGGAGACACTGCTGAGTTGTGCAAACTCGATTAG
- the LOC139223208 gene encoding E3 ubiquitin/ISG15 ligase TRIM25-like codes for MAQQRNTDAVEVKFRCSICLDLLKDPVTLPCGHNYCMSCIQTHWDADDQVKIYKCPQCRKIFIPRPVLVKNTMLEDLVEEVRKTGLQAANADQCSAGDVACDVCTGRKLKAIKSCLVCLASYCEEHLQPHYQSPTFKNHKLVEASGKLQDSICSRHNEVMKIFCRTDQQCICIVCSMDEHKGHDTVSAATERSEKQKEVGERRQKLQQRILDVKKDVVERQQEMEAINRSADKAVEDSVEIFIKLINLMKKRSSEVKQQIRSQQESEVSQVKELQEKLEQEIRELKRKDAELEELSHTEDHTQFLHSYSSESQPAESTDSQRPKINRLLYFEDVMAAVTAARDKMKDIFAEKRPSVPRTRAEFLQYSRRIIMDPNTVDNFLVLSEGNTKITFNDRYMAYSRHPDRFFLISQVLAKDGLTGRCYWEVEMSRNVGVAVAYKSIRRSGDLNACAYGFNEKSWILNCGSSYTFRHDKQLKSVSGPPSSRVGVYLDHSAGILSFYSVSDTMTLLHRVQTTFTQPLYAGLRLGGLNGDTAELCKLD; via the coding sequence ATGGCGCAGCAAAGAAATACAGATGCAGTCGAGGTGAAATTCCGCTGTTCGATCTGTCTGGATCTACTGAAGGATCCAGTGACTCTTCCCTGTGGACACAACTACTGCATGAGCTGTATTCAAACCCACTGGGATGCAGACGATCAGGTGAAAATCTACAAATGCCCTCAGTGCCGAAAGATCTTCATACCGAGGCCTGTGCTGGTGAAAAACACCATGTTGGAAGATTTAgtggaggaagtgaggaagacTGGACTCCAAGCTGCTAACGCTGATCAGTGCTCTGCCGGAGATGTAGCCTGTGATGTCTGCACTGGGAGGAAGCTGAAAGCCAtcaagtcctgtctggtctgtctggctTCTTACTGTGAggaacacctgcagcctcactacCAATCTCCTACTTTCAAAAATCATAAACTCGTTGAAGCCTCCGGGAAGCTACAGGACTCCATCTGCTCCCGTCACaatgaggtgatgaagattTTCTGCCGCACTGATCAGCAGTGTATCTGCATTGTCTGCTCAATGGATGAGCATAAAGGCCACGACACGGTCTCAGCGGCAACAGAGAGATCAGAGAAGCAAAAGGAGGTCGGTGAACGTCGGCAAAAACTCCAGCAGAGAATCCTGGACGTCAAGAAAGATGTGGTGGAGCGTCAGCAGGAGATGGAGGCCATCAATCGCTCAGCTGATAAAGCAGTGGAGGACAGTGTGGAGATCTTCATTAAGCTCATCAATCTAATGAAGAAAAGAAGCTCCgaagtgaagcagcagatcagatcccagcaggaaaGTGAAGTCAGTCaagtcaaagagcttcaggagaagctggagcaggagatcagggagctgaagaggaaagacgctgagctggaggagctctcacacacagaggatcacacCCAGTTTCTCCACAGCTACTCGTCTGAATCACAACCTGCTGAGTCCACAGACTCACAAAGACCAAAGATCAATCGCTTGCTGTACTTTGAGGATGTGATGGCAGCTGTGACAGCAGCTAGAGATAAAATGAAGGACATTTTTGCCGAGAAAAGGCCTTCAGTGCCCAGGACCAGAGCTGAGTTCCTACAGTATTCACGTCGGATCATTATGGATCCAAACACAGTCGACAACTTTCTCGTTTTATCAGAGGGgaacacaaaaataacatttaatgacAGATACATGGCATATTCTCGGCATCCAGACAGATTCTTTCTCATATCTCAGGTCTTGGCTAAAGATGGActgactggacgttgttactgggaggtggagatgaGCAGGAATGTTGGAGTAGCAGTCGCTTACAAGAGCATCAGAAGATCAGGGGACTTAAATGCATGTGCATATGGATTCAATGAGAAGTCTTGGATATTGAATTGTGGCAGCAGTTATACCTTCAGACATGACAAACAACTAAAGTCTGTCTCTGGTCCTCCGTCCTCCAGAGTCGGAGTCTACCTGGACCACAGTGCAGGtattctgtccttctacagcgtctctgacaccatgactctcctccacagagtccagaccaCCTTCACTCAGCCGCTCTACGCCGGACTCCGGCTTGGTGGTTTGAATGGAGACACTGCTGAGTTGTGCAAACTTGATTAG
- the LOC139222963 gene encoding E3 ubiquitin/ISG15 ligase TRIM25-like, protein MAQQRNTDAVEVKFRCSICLDLLKDPVTLPCGHNYCMSCIQTHWDADDQVKIYKCPQCRKIFIPRPVLVKNTMLEDLVEEVRMTGLQAANADQCSAGDVACDFCTGRKLKAVKSCLVCLASYCEEHLQPHYQSPTFKKHKLVEASGKLQDSICSRHYEVMKIFCRTDQQCICIVCSMDEHKGHDTVSAATERSEKQKELSERRQKLQQRILDVKKDVVERQQEMEAINRSADKAVEDSVEIFTKLINLIKKRSSEVKQQIRSQQESEVSQVKELQEKLEQEIRELKRKDAELEELSRIEDHTQFLLSYSSESQPAESTDSQRPKINRLLYFEDVMAAVTAARDKMEDILAEKWTSVEPTTRAEFLQYSRQIILDPNTAANFLVLSEGNRKITFNDGKMAYSQHPDRFIDMFQVLAKDGLTGRCYWEVEKSRNVGVAVAYKSIRRSGDFNACVFGFNEKSWILNCGSSYTFRHDKQPKSVSGPPSSRVGVYLDHSAGILSFYSVSDTMTLLHRVQTTFTQPLYAGLWLFGLNGDTAELCKLD, encoded by the coding sequence ATGGCGCAGCAAAGAAATACAGACGCAGTTGAGGTGAAATTCCGCTGTTCGATCTGTCTGGATCTACTGAAGGATCCAGTGACTCTTCCCTGTGGACACAACTACTGCATGAGCTGTATTCAGACCCACTGGGATGCAGACGATCAGGTGAAAATCTACAAATGCCCTCAGTGCCGAAAGATCTTCATACCGAGGCCTGTGCTGGTGAAAAACACCATGTTGGAAGATTTAGTGGAGGAAGTGAGGATGACTGGACTCCAAGCTGCTAACGCTGATCAGTGCTCTGCCGGAGATGTAgcctgtgatttctgcactgggaggaaGCTGAAAGCCGtcaagtcctgtctggtctgtctggctTCTTACTGTGAggaacacctgcagcctcactacCAATCTCCTACTTTCAAAAAACATAAACTCGTTGAAGCCTCCGGGAAGCTACAGGACTCAATCTGCTCCCGTCACTATGAGGTGATGAAGATTTTCTGCCGCACTGATCAGCAGTGTATCTGCATTGTCTGCTCAATGGATGAGCATAAAGGCCACGACACGGTCTCAGCGGCAACAGAGAGATCAGAGAAGCAGAAGGAGCTCAGTGAACGTCGGCAAAAACTCCAGCAGAGAATCCTGGACGTCAAGAAAGATGTGGTGGAGCGTCAGCAGGAGATGGAGGCCATCAATCGCTCAGCTGATAAAGCAGTGGAGGACAGTGTGGAGATCTTCACTAAGCTGATCAATCTCATTAAGAAAAGAAGCTCCgaagtgaagcagcagatcagatcccagcaggaaaGTGAAGTCAGTCaagtcaaagagcttcaggagaagctggagcaggagatcagggagctgaagaggaaagacgctgagctggaggagctctcacgCATAGAGGATCACACCCAGTTTCTCCTCAGCTACTCGTCTGAATCACAACCTGCTGAGTCCACAGACTCACAAAGACCAAAGATCAATCGCTTGCTGTACTTTGAGGATGTGATGGCAGCTGTGACAGCAGCCAGAGATAAAATGGAGGACATTCTTGCTGAGAAATGGACTTCAGTGGAGCCCACGACCAGAGCTGAGTTCCTACAGTATTCACGTCAGATCATtctggatccaaacacagccGCCAACTTTCTCGTTTTATCAGAGgggaacagaaaaataacatttaatgatGGAAAAATGGCATATTCTCAGCATCCAGACAGATTCATTGATATGTTTCAGGTCTTGGCTAAAGATGGActgactggacgttgttactgggaggtggagaagAGCAGGAATGTTGGAGTAGCAGTCGCTTACAAGAGTATCAGAAGATCAGGGGACTTTAATGCATGTGTATTTGGATTCAATGAGAAGTCTTGGATATTGAATTGTGGCAGCAGTTATACCTTCAGACATGACAAACAACCAAAGTCTGTCTCTGGTCCTCCGTCCTCCAGAGTCGGAGTCTACCTGGACCACAGTGCAGGtattctgtccttctacagcgtctctgacaccatgactctcctccacagagtccagaccaCCTTCACTCAGCCGCTCTACGCCGGACTCTGGCTTTTTGGTTTGAACGGAGACACTGCTGAGTTGTGCAAACTCGATTAG
- the LOC139223079 gene encoding tripartite motif-containing protein 16-like: protein MSCIQTHWDADDQVKIYKCPQCRKIFIPRPVLVKNTMLEDLVEEVRKTGLQAANADQCSVRDVACDVCTGRKLKAVKSCLVCLASYCEEHLQPHYQSPTFKKHKLIEASGKLQDSICSRHNEVMKIFCRNDQQCICIVCSMDEHKGHDTVSAATERSEKQKEVGERRQKLQQRILDLEKDVVERQQEMEAINRSADKTVEDSVEIFTKLINLMKKRSSKVKQQIRSQQESEVSQVKELQEKLEQEIRELKRKDAELEELSRTEDHTQFLHSYSSESQPAESTDSQRPKINRLLYFEDVMAAVTAARDKMKDILAEKWTSVEPTTRAEFLQYSRQIIMDPNTADNSLVLSEGNRKIILNDGKMTYSEHPDRFIHMFQVLAKDGLTGRCYWEVEKSRNVGVAVAYKSIRRSGDFNACVFGFNEKSWVLNCGNSYTFRHDSQKTSVSGPPSSRVGVYLDHSAGILSFYRVSDTMTLLHRVQTSFTQPLYAGLWLFGLNGDTAELCKLD from the coding sequence ATGAGCTGTATTCAAACCCACTGGGATGCAGACGATCAGGTGAAAATCTACAAATGCCCTCAGTGCCGAAAGATCTTCATACCGAGGCCTGTGCTGGTGAAAAACACCATGTTGGAAGATTTAgtggaggaagtgaggaagacTGGACTCCAAGCTGCTAACGCTGATCAGTGCTCTGTCAGAGATGTAGCCTGTGATGTCTGCACTGGGAGGAAGCTGAAAGCCGtcaagtcctgtctggtctgtctggctTCTTACTGTGAggaacacctgcagcctcactacCAATCTCCTACTTTCAAAAAACATAAACTCATTGAAGCCTCCGGGAAGCTACAGGACTCCATCTGCTCCCGTCACaatgaggtgatgaagattTTCTGCCGTAATGATCAGCAGTGTATCTGCATTGTCTGCTCAATGGATGAGCATAAAGGCCACGACACGGTCTCAGCGGCAACAGAGAGATCAGAGAAGCAAAAGGAGGTCGGTGAACGTCGGCAAAAACTCCAGCAGAGAATCCTGGACCTCGAGAAAGATGTGGTGGAGCGTCAGCAGGAGATGGAGGCCATCAATCGCTCAGCTGATAAAACTGTGGAGGACAGTGTGGAGATCTTCACTAAGCTGATCAATCTAATGAAGAAAAGAAGCTCCAAAGTAAAGCAGCAGAtcagatcccagcaggaaaGTGAAGTCAGTCaagtcaaagagcttcaggagaagctggagcaggagatcagggagctgaagaggaaagacgctgagctggaggagctctcacgCACAGAGGATCACACCCAGTTTCTCCACAGCTACTCGTCTGAATCCCAACCTGCTGAGTCCACAGACTCACAAAGACCAAAGATCAATCGCTTGCTGTACTTTGAGGATGTGATGGCAGCCGTAACAGCAGCCAGAGATAAAATGAAGGACATTCTTGCTGAGAAATGGACTTCAGTGGAGCCCACGACCAGAGCTGAGTTCCTACAGTATTCACGTCAGATCATTATGGATCCAAACACAGCCGACAACTCTCTGGTTTTATCAGAGgggaacagaaaaataatacTTAATGATGGAAAAATGACATATTCTGAACATCCAGACAGATTCATTCACATGTTTCAGGTCTTGGCTAAAGATGGActgactggacgttgttactgggaggtggagaagAGCAGGAATGTTGGAGTAGCAGTCGCTTACAAAAGTATCAGAAGATCAGGGGACTTTAATGCATGTGTATTTGGATTCAATGAGAAGTCTTGGGTGTTGAATTGTGGCAACAGTTATACCTTCAGACATGACAGCCAAAAAACGTCTGTCTCTGGTCCTCCGTCCTCCAGAGTCGGAGTCTACCTGGACCACAGTGCAGGtattctgtccttctacagagtctctgacaccatgactctcctccacagagtccagacctccTTCACTCAGCCGCTCTACGCCGGACTCTGGCTTTTTGGTTTGAACGGAGACACTGCTGAGTTGTGCAAACTTGATTAG
- the LOC139223160 gene encoding E3 ubiquitin/ISG15 ligase TRIM25-like codes for MAQQRNTDAVEVKFRCSICLDLLKEPVTLPCGHNYCMSCIQTHWDADDQVKIYKCPQCRKIFIPRPVLEKNTMLEDLVEEVRKTGLQAANADQCSVGDVACDVCTGRKLKAVKSCLVCLASYCEEHLQPHYQSPTFKNHKLVEASGKLQDSICSRHDEVMKIFCRTDQQCICIVCSMDEHKGHDTVSAATERSEKQKEVGERRQKLQQRILDLEKDVVERQQEMEAINRSADKTVEDSVEIFIKLINLMKKRSSKVKQQIRSQQESEVSQVKELQEKLEQEIRELKRKDAELEELSHTEDHTQFLHSYSSESQPAESTDSQRPKINRLLYFEDVMAAVTAARDKMEDIFAEKRPSVPRTRAEFLQYSRRIILDPNTVDNFLVLSEGNRKITFNDRYMAYSRHPDRFFLISQVLAKDGLTGRCYWEVEMSGNVGVAVAYKSIRRSGDLNACAFGFNEKSWILNCGSSYTFRHDNQPKSVSGPRSSRVGVYLDHSAGILSFYSVSDTMTLLHRVQTTFTQPLYAGLRLCGSNGDTAELCKLN; via the coding sequence ATGGCGCAGCAAAGAAATACAGACGCAGTTGAGGTGAAATTCCGCTGTTCGATCTGTCTGGATCTACTGAAGGAGCCAGTGACTCTTCCCTGTGGACACAACTACTGCATGAGCTGTATTCAAACCCACTGGGATGCAGACGATCAGGTGAAAATCTACAAATGCCCTCAGTGCCGAAAGATCTTCATACCGAGGCCTGTGCTGGAGAAAAACACCATGTTGGAAGATTTAgtggaggaagtgaggaagacTGGACTCCAAGCTGCTAACGCTGATCAGTGCTCTGTCGGAGATGTAGCCTGTGATGTCTGCACTGGGAGGAAGCTGAAAGCCGtcaagtcctgtctggtctgtctggctTCTTACTGTGAggaacacctgcagcctcactacCAATCTCCTACTTTCAAAAATCATAAACTCGTTGAAGCCTCCGGGAAGCTACAGGACTCCATCTGCTCCCGTcacgatgaggtgatgaagattTTCTGCCGCACTGATCAGCAGTGTATCTGCATTGTCTGCTCAATGGATGAGCATAAAGGCCACGACACGGTCTCAGCGGCAACAGAGAGATCAGAGAAGCAGAAGGAGGTCGGTGAACGTCGGCAAAAACTCCAGCAGAGAATCCTGGACCTCGAGAAAGATGTGGTGGAGCGTCAGCAGGAGATGGAGGCCATCAATCGCTCAGCTGATAAAACTGTGGAGGACAGTGTGGAGATCTTCATTAAGCTCATCAATCTAATGAAGAAAAGAAGCTCCAAAGTAAAGCAGCAGAtcagatcccagcaggaaaGTGAAGTCAGTCaagtcaaagagcttcaggagaagctggagcaggagatcagggagctgaagaggaaagacgctgagctggaggagctctcacacacagaggatcacacCCAGTTTCTCCACAGCTACTCATCTGAATCACAACCTGCTGAGTCCACAGACTCACAAAGACCAAAGATCAATCGCTTGCTGTACTTTGAGGATGTGATGGCAGCTGTGACAGCAGCCAGAGATAAAATGGAGGACATTTTTGCCGAGAAAAGGCCTTCAGTGCCCAGGACCAGAGCTGAGTTCCTACAGTACTCACGTCGGATCATTCTGGATCCAAACACAGTCGACAACTTTCTCGTTTTATCAGAGgggaacagaaaaataacatttaatgacAGATACATGGCATATTCTCGGCATCCAGACAGATTCTTTCTCATATCTCAGGTCTTGGCTAAAGATGGActgactggacgttgttactgggaggtggagatgaGCGGGAATGTTGGAGTAGCAGTCGCTTACAAGAGTATCAGAAGATCAGGGGACTTAAATGCATGTGCATTTGGATTCAATGAGAAGTCTTGGATATTGAATTGTGGCAGCAGTTATACCTTCAGACATGACAACCAACCAAAGTCTGTCTCTGGTCCTCGGTCCTCCAGAGTCGGAGTCTACCTGGACCACAGTGCAGGtattctgtccttctacagcgtctctgacaccatgactctcctccacagagtccagaccaCCTTCACTCAGCCGCTCTACGCCGGACTCCGGCTTTGTGGTTCGAACGGAGACACTGCTGAGTTGTGCAAACTCAATTAG